The following DNA comes from Harpia harpyja isolate bHarHar1 chromosome 20, bHarHar1 primary haplotype, whole genome shotgun sequence.
gggtcCGCGCGGCGGGCGCCGGCAGGGTCCTCCCCGAGCAGCGGCGCGGGCTCgtcgggcggcggccgggccgggagggTGTCGCAGCAGCTGCCGCCCGACAAGCGGAGCTGGCTCTTGCGCGAGTCGGCGGTGAGCGACACCTCGTGCGAGTAGGAGTGCAGGAAGGCGCGGACGCCGTCGATGCCCACGAAGTGCGAGGCCGGGACGCCGCGCAaggcgccgctgcccgccgccagcAGCTGCGAGCGGCGCCAGCGCCGCAGGcgcagcgccagcagcagcagcaggaaggcgAGGAAGAGGCAGGACACGGCCGCCACGGCCACCACCAGCCACCGCGTCAGGCTGCCGGCCGGctcgcccggcgccgccgccgccgcgctgcccagCTCCGACAGCAGCTCGGCCACGCTCTCCGCCAGCACCACCGTCAGCGTGGCCGTGGCCGACAGCGCCGGCCGCCCGTGgtccttcaccaccaccaccaggctCTGCCGCGCCGCGTCGCGGGCCAGCGGGAAGCGCGCCGTCCGCACCTCGCCGCTGTGCAGCCCCACGCGGAACAGCCCCGGCTCCGTCGCCTTGGCCAGCTCGTACGACAGCCACGCGTTCTGCCCCGCGTCCGCGTCCACCGCCACCACCTTGGCCACCAGCGCCCCGGGCTCCGCCGAGCGCGGCGCCAGCTCCACGCCCGCCcagcccgcgcccgccgccggcgccgccggcgggtACAGCACCTGCGGCGCGTTGTCGTTCTCGTCCACGATCACGAGCCGCACCGACACGTTGCTGCTCAGCGCCGGCGCGCCGCCGTCCTCCGCccgcacccacagccccacctcGCGCACCTCCTCGTAGTCGAAGGAGCGCAGCGCGTACAGCGCGCCCGTCTCCGCCTGCACCGACACGTAGGACGACAGCGGCGCGCCCCGCACCCGCCCCTCCGACAGCCGGTACCGCACGCGCGCGTTCTGCCCCCAGTCCGCGTCCGCCGCCCGCACCGTCAGCACCAGCGCGCCCGCCGCGTTGTTCTCGGGCAGCCGGGCGCTGTAGCGCGCCTCCGCGAACAccggcgcgttgtcgttcacgTCCAGCACCCGCAGCGCCAGCACCGCGCTGCTCCACAGCGCCGGCGACCCGCCGTCCGCCGCCCGCACCGTCACGTTGTACTCCGCCACCTCCTCCCGGTCCAGCTCCCTCGCCGTCACCACGCGGTAGTAGTCCTCAAAGGACTTCTCCAGCCGGAACGGGAGGCGCTCGGCGATGCTGCACCGCACCTCGCCGTTCGCCCCCGAGTCCCGGTCCTGCACGTGCAGCAGGGCCACCACCGTCCCCGGCGGCGCGTCCTCCGAGATCGCGCTCAGCGCCGACGACACTGTCAGTTCGGGCGCATTGTCGTTGACGTCTGTCACCGTGATCGCGACTTTGGCCGTGTCGGAAAGACCCCCGCCGTCTTCTGCCTGCACCTCCAATTCGTGCGAGTCGCCTTCTTCGAAGTCCAGGCTCCGCACCAGTGTGATCGATCCAGTCTCGTCGTTTAGCTGGAAAATCTCAATTGTGAGGTCGGTCACTTTCTTCAACGAGTATTTCACGCGCCCGTTAAACCCCTCGTCGGCGTCAGTGGCCGTGACGGTGATGAGGGTGGAGCCCACGGGCACGTCCTCCGGCACACGCAGCGTGTACTCCGCCTGGCTGAACACGGGCGCGTTGTCGTTCGCGTCCAGCACCGCCACGCGGATCCGCGCCGTGCCCGTCCGCGCCGGCTCTCCGCCGTCGCTCGCCATCAGCACCAGCTCGTGAAACGCCGCCTCCTCCCGGTCCAGCGCCTTCGCCAGCACCAGCTCGGGACGCTGATCCCCGCCGGGGCCCGCCTGCACGGCCAGCGAGAAGTGCTCGTCGCCGCTCAGCTCGTAGCTCTGCAGCGAATTCCGTCCCGAGTCCGGGTCGTGGGCCCTGGCCAGGGGAAACCGCGACCCCGGGGCTGTCGTCTCGCTCATTCTCAGCTCCGTTTCCGCCTCTCGGAAGCTGGGCGCGTTGTCGTTAATGTCCGTGATTTCTACTTCGATGCCGTAAACCTGCATTTCCCCCTCCACTATCACCTCACAGCGCAGCACGCATTTCTCCACCAGCCGGCACAGCTGCTCTCTGTCTATCCTCTCCGCCGTCACCAAATGTCCCGTCTTGCCGTGCAGAGCGAAATATTGCGTCCTACCTCTGTCCAAGATGCGGACGCCGCGTTCGCGGAGCgccggcagctccagccccaggtCCTTGGCCACGTCGCCCACGAACGAGCCCTTCGGCGTCTCCTCGGGAACCGAGTAGCGCAGCTGCCCCCACGCCGCCTCCCACGCCGCCACCAGGACGCACCACAGCACGGCTCGCTCCCGCCGGCCCCAGCGCCTCCCCGCCGCGCACatcgccgccgcggccccgcaccgccgccgcACGCTCCTCGCAGacgctccggctccggctccgcttCCCTCTAAGGCTCCGGCCCCGGCTGCCGCtcccggccgctgccgccggcccctcCGCCTCGCTGCAGCACGGCTCCGCACCGCGGGGACGCTCGCAGACCGCCCGGCCGCCGAGCCAGCCAGccagcgagcgagcgagcgagccgGGCCGCagcgggcggggctgccggcagcgctCCGGCCTTCCTCTCGCTCCTCCTCGGTCAACAGCGGCGCCCGCAGCCTCCTCCCGGCACTGCAGGCACCGAGCGCGGCCgagcgctgcccgccctgcctttcccgcgggcagcgggcggggACGGCACCGTCGCCACGGGGACAGCGGGGCCCGTCCAGCGGTCATCTCCTGCGCCGGCTTTTCGCCAGCCCATCTCTCCTTCGACCCTCGAGGCGATCACGaccaggaggaaggcagaggcctCCCGCCGCCGTGCTGCTTCAACCGCACGGGAAAAGTCACTTGCTAACGCCGAGACATGCCAAGTAAAATAATGTCTCTTCGTCTCACATGCTCACACGAGCCTCATACCATTAGTCCGAAAGCACAATCTCCTATTTGTGTAGCAGTCACGCCTGAATGACTGGTGCaaggagagcaagagaaaacgggctctgaaatacaaaacgggATATTCAGACACACACCCCCGGAGAACCAGCGGTATCGGGCTCCTGAAAGCAAGCGGCAGGGACTGTGCTTTAAATACCTCCGTTCCTAAGGAACACGCTTGGAATTAACTACGCCACGACCATTGACTGAGATTAGGCATTTAAAGGCTGAAGCGTGGCTGAAGCAGGCACATGGAGCCACCTGCAAAGAAAGAGGACTTTTAAGCTCACAAGGAACCCCAATTCAATATGGGGAAGAAATAGCGAAACTTTTGCAGGCAGTTCTTCAACCCAAGGAAGTTCCAATAACACATTGTAAAGCCCTTCAGAGTGGGAATAGTGAAATGATAAAGGGAAATCGAAAAGCGGATCAAGTGGCAAAAGAAGCAGCTCTCAAAGAGTCAACAGTTGAAGGACCCTTAATTCCAGCACCTCGTTTACAATCATCACCTCCACAATATACTGAGAGAGAAGATCAATTGCCCGAACAATTAGACTGTTCTAAGAATGATCAGGGATGGTGGGTGACACCTTTAAAGCAACTGCTACTATCTGAAAAGATGATGGAAATTCTACTTAAAGGATTGCATCGAGAAAcagtttcaaaagcaaatgcattgGTATTGACTGCCAAAAAGATAGGTCGTaggaccaaaaatgcaaaatctgacaGACATAATAGTTAAGAGATGTGCTATTTGTTGTGCTAATCATCCAAAAAATTACCAAGAGGGTTACAGGACAAGttgtgaaacaaggaataactccaggggaatactggcaaatagattttatGTCACTACCAAGGTGTAATTCATACAAATATTTCTTGATGATAGTAGATACCTTTTTTGGTTGGCCAGAGGCCTTTCCATGTCATACCAAGAAGGCTAGAGAAATCATTAAGGCTTTATCAAAAGAAATTCTCCCTAGGTTTGATATTCCAGAAGGTATGTCTTCTGATATAGGACCCCATTTCATTGTAGAAATCGTAGAGGGAATTTCTAGTTTTCGGGTATTCAAGGAAATTTACATGCCCCTTGGAGTCCACAGTCCAGTGGTAAAGTAATCTTGTAGGAATATATGAGAGGTAATGGAGACAGGGTGCTTGAATAAAATCCCGCATGAGTTTGGATTCTCGCTGACTGGATGGCTACAGAGTTTACTACAGAAGCTGATCATTTTGGTTATTACAGTGATTTTTGTTTGTATATTGTTTGGATGTCTCAAGAGTTTCATCATGAGACAGGCATCTCAACCATATGTATTAGTGATAAGAGATAGAAAGTgagaccttttaaaaaatattgacaaTTCACAAGTCTCAAAGAGGGGaaattgttatcaattaatatgcataatatgattgaaataaccaggaaACTGCTGAAGTCCTGGCTACAGCCCCCATcggttaatatttaaaataaggaaacaaaaaatatacaCTAGTCCAATTAAGGTTTAGTAACTATCTGACAATGGGGCTtgatgtttatgtcagaaaaggtaatgggttgtggtctggtcaataaatcTTGAAGAACCACCTGTAACTGCCAAGACAGAATAACAAGTAGGTAagaggtaattcctacagggggagatcgcgaccaccaactcattgaccacctacacgaatgataccacctactcaaaagaagaccaTGAAGGAAAAAGACcgagtctgtgcactaatttacatgacaggcaaagaagaaagaaccaatcattaagggaaataataatgaatatgtatcaCTTAATTAGATAAACGTGgggatttttgagacaaaggtgtgctgtcttgagacaggcacccgtCCATGCGCatccatgaaattaatttaaaaatacctcgactctgtgtggtATTGGCTTGCAGGCCGGGAAAACgaaccccgtttgtgggacaacaataAGGAACACGCTTGACATTAATTACCACGACCATTGGCTGAGATTAAACATTCATAGGCCCAAGAAGGTGGGGTCAATCAACTGAGAATCTGAGCCACCTGAGCCCATACCTTAACCTCTAACGTGACTTTCTGTATTCGTCGTGCTTGAATGACTGCtacaaggaaagcaagagaatcatagaatcatagaatcatttcagttggaaaagaccttcaagatcatcaagtccaaccattaaccatgccccctaaaccatgccctggagtaccctgtccactcgctttttgaatacctccagggatggtgactcaaccacttccctgggcagctcattccaatgtttgacaaccctctcagtaaaaaaatttttcctaatatctaacctaaatctcccttgcctcaacttgaggccatttcctcttgtcctatctccagacacctgacagaagagaccaacacccacctcactacaaccccctttcaggtagttgtagagagcgataaggtctcccctcagcctcctcttttctagactgaacaaccccagatccctcagccgctcctcataagacttgtgctcaaggcccctcaccaacttggttgcccttctctggacacgctcaagcagctcaatgtctttcctgtagtgaggggcccaaaactgaacacagtactcgaggtgcggcctcaccagtgccgagtacaggggaacaacacctccctgttcctgctggccacactgttcctgaaaACGTGATATTCGGACACACATCCCACACACCCCGCCGGAGAAGCAAGTATATCAGGCTCATGAACCCACGCTTCAGGAACTTTCCTTGAAATACTCCCCTTCATACGGCCCATTCTGTGGCCCACCCTAGCAAAATGGAGGGGGATTGCAGCCATAGCACACCTCTGCGTTGCTCCCAATTTTTCTTCTGCGCCTATTTTCCCGCTAGTCGTCAAGTCCCGACAGTATTTTAGAACGGGATGAGAGCAACGGAGTGCTTCAGTGAAGTCACTGAGCTAATGGCTACATCATTAAACTGTTGGAAGACCTACAGAGGCAGCTAATACCGAAAAAGGAAAATTAACGGACTTGAATGGGTGATTTGCCATTAGGCCACATAAATTAAGGGTCTGCATACTTCATAGGCATTTACACCTAAACAATTAATTCGATGACGTGAAGGAATCGGCTAGGAAGGGGGGATGACGACCAGAAGGAAATGACACGCCTCCCGTGGTTGTGTTATTTCTACCGCAGGGATAAATGTTTTTGTTATGGTGATACAATGTACACATAAAGTGCTCTTAATATTCCGTGCAGAGCATTACCAGTCTTGGCCCGTTAGTTCAAAAGCACAATCTCCACCACCAGTTGCACAGCAATTAGCAGCAGTCGTGCTTGCACGACTTTTCCCTCACCCTTCCGCAGATCAAAAGTGTGTCACACTGGAACGCCACCAGCCACATTAGTTTCCCAAACCCCCAGCCATAGCACAAGGCAGCAATGAAGATCCCCCCTCACAAGGAGTCCTCCTCAGGGACGGCCCTTCACTCTCGACTTCGTTGCTTTTCGGCTGCACATCGGAGGCCGCTCTCAATCAGCCTCCATTTCGCCCCACTTTgttttttcgggttttttttgttttcttttgtttttacagcCTTACACGGTACAAACCGTGCTTACACTTAGGACTTGCTGCTCCGCTCGAGAGTAACTCAGCAGCAGGCAGCGATGCACATGCCCCCTCGGTTCGGGGGTccatcacaaaaagaaaacaactagCCCATAGCACAGCCTTAGCGTTGGCCCTTTCATTCGTTCGTGGAAAGGGAGAGCGGCAGCAGGCGCCCAAGCGGCCAAAGGACGAGCAAGAGCCCAGTCCCCTCGGCGTAAGCTTAGGAAGGGCTCAGAGGCAAGGACTGCGCGGGCTTACAGACCTGCGGGGCCTCGGCGTCCGCGGGCGGCTCTCCCGCGCCGGCGCTGCTGGTCGGGCTCCGCTTCCCGCAGGGCTCCGCGCCGAGAAGCTCCTCCGCGGCCAGgctgggcagcggcggcggcagccaaGCGCCCTCGGCGACGGCGCGGCCCGGCGCCACGCACAGGTTGTAGGAGTAGGGCAAGGTGCCCTCGCAGAAGTCGGCCGGGAAGGCGGCGCCGGCCACGGAGAAGCGCTGCGCGCCCAGGCAGCGCAGgacggcgggcggcccggcccggcgcacCCGCGCCAGCACGGCCAGCGCCACGCTCAGCAGGAAGAGGGCGGAGAGGAGCGCCAGCGCCAGCACCAGGTAGAACTGCAGCTCCGCCGGCGAGTCGGCGCCCGCCGCCCGCTCGCTCAGCTCCGGCAGCGCCTCCTGCAAGCTCTCGGCCAGCACCACGTGCAGCGTGGCCGTGGCCGACAGCGCCGGCTGCCCGTGGTCCTTCACCACGGCCACCAGCCGCTGCTTCGCCGCGTCCCTCTCCGACACGGCCCGCGCCGTCCGCACCTCGCCGCTGTGCAGCCCCACGCGGAACAGCGCCGGCTCCGGCGCCTGCACCAGCTCGTACGACAGCCACGCGTTGCGCCCCGCGTCCGCGTCCACCGCCACCACCTTGGCCACCAGGTACCCGGCCTCGGCCGACCGCGGCACCACCTCGaacggggccgcggccggggacgcccccgcgcccgcccccgccgcgcccgcgcccgccgccggccacAGCACCCGCGGCGCGTTGTCGTTGCGGTCCAGCACGAAGACGCGCACCGTCGCCGTCGAGCTCCGCGCCGGCGCCCCGCCGTCCTGCGCCCGCACCGCCACCGCGAACTCGCGGCACTGCTCGTAGTCGAAGGAGCGCTGCGCGTAcaccgcgccgctccgcgcctccACCGACACGTACGGCGCCGcgcccgcgctgccgcccgccagCCAGTAGCTGACGCGCCCGTTGGCGCCCGCGTCCGCGTCCCGCGCGCGCACGCGCAGCACCGGCGCGCCCGCCGCGTTGTTCTCCGCCACGTAGGCGCTGTAGGCGGCCTCCTCGAACAccggcgcgttgtcgttcacgTCCGACACCTCCAGCACCAGCGCCGCGCGGCTGGAGAGCGCCGGGCTGCCCCAGTCCCTAGCAGTGATGGTCATATTGTACGCGGAGACCTTTTCTCTGTCCAGGGTACTAGCTATTATTAGTTTATAGGTGTTCTCTGATGACGGTTCTAGTCTGAATGGCAAATCGCCGTCAATGTTGCAGCTCACTTCTCCGTTATCCCCCGAGTCTCTGTCACGGACATTGATCACAGCTACAACTGTGCTCGGGACTGAATCTTCGGGTATCGGGTTTAGGATAGGGAGGAGGGAAACGGTTGGCGCATTGTCGTTCACATCTAGAATGTCTATGTGCACTTTGGCGTGCGCACTCAGCCCGCCTCCATCCTTGCCTTCAACACTGGCTTCgtaatatttttcctcttcataatCTAAGGTGCCTGTAACCTTCACGTCCCCTGTCCTGGAGTCCAGCGTGAAGAGCTGTAGAGCACTGTTTGCGATGTCACTGAAGGAGTAGGTAATTTCTGCATTTGTACCTTCGTCGCCGTCAGTAGCTTTCACCTGAAAAGCTAAGGAGCCCTCTGGCACGTTTTCCAGCAGTCGAACTTTGTAGATCTCCTTGGTGAATACTGGCGGGTTGTCATTTGCGTCGGTCACATTAATCTTAATCTGGGTGGTCCCAGACCGGGCTGGATCCCCGCCATCCACCGCCGTCAGTATCAAATGgtgatttctctgtttttctcgATCTAAGCTTTTCTCCAGCACTAATTCCGGCTGCTTCGTCCCATCAGGACTCTCCCTCACTACAAGGGAGAAGAGTGGGTTGGGGGTAAGTTGGTAGTTGTGTAATGAATTCGCCCCAATATCGGGGTCTCTGCCACTGCCCAGTGGGAACCTGGCCCCAGGAGGCGTGGACTCGATCATTTCTATGGCAATAAATTCTCTGTCAAACTGCGGCGCATTGTCATTGATATCCTGGATAGTAACGCTCACATGAAATATATTGAAAGGGTTTTCCACGACTGCCTCCAAACTGAGGACACAGGGCGACAAGGCTCCGCAGATGCCCTCTCGGTCTATCCTCTCGTTTACCCGCAGATTTGTATTATCGTCGCCGAGAGTGAAGTACTGCTTTTCGTCACCAGAGACTATCTGCAGCTTGCGTGCCGGCAGGTCGGCCGGGCTCAGCCCCAGGTCCCACGCCAGCGGCCCCACCAACGAgcctctgcccagctcctcggGGATGGCGTAGCGGACCCGCTCCGGCGCCGCCCGGCAGCACATCGGCAGCAGCACGGCCAACAGCGCGACCCGCCCGGCGGCTGCCCGGCCCTGCGCTGCCGGTCGGACCTCCATCCACTGCTTCGCTGAAGCACCTTCCGCAGAATTTTTATTTAGGCTTCCCGAGCAGCTGAATCAGTACCTGagagaaataaatatatgaaatccCTGTTGTCGGTCGCAGGACAGGCTGAGTCGGGCAGTTCCTgctcctctctctgctctgctcgGTGCGGAGCGGCACTGCGCGGGCGCTGGGGACGGGGAGGAGCCGACGGCGGAGCCGCTTCTCCGCCTTGGTCAACAGTGACACCCTGAGTCCGTGCCTGAGAACCGCAGCGCCCGCGAGGAAGAGAACAGCACGAAGGTCCTGCTACGCGCGTCCTTAAATTGCACTCACAGGTGGGTTGGAAAATACAGGTGTTGTCAGTAGCGCGAAACAGTAAATTTGTATCTGTGCTGAAACGATAATTCCCATTGCCTGAATTCCTTACACTTGCAAGTCTTCTGCAGGACAAATCCTCCCCTATTGCTCGGAGGATGTGGGGCAGGATCTCTATCTCTGCCTCACAGTGATCTTACTCGTTCTAGGGTGAGGGCGCGGGCGTGTCCCCGCTGCCATCTCATCACCACAGTGAGAGAAACGGCAGGACGGGAAGAACGCTGAAGCACTGCTCGTAGATAGAGGATTTATATTCTATAGCTGAGAGATCCCGAGCTAGCACTCAGCTTTCCCACTTTGAACGGTGATCGCTGACGGACGAGCAAAGCCGGGAATCCCAGCCACTGAGAAAACCACAGCTGTCACACCAGACCTGCCAGATCCCATCTCTTTCTACAGTCAAAACCGCGGACCATCTTACCAGTGCCATACAACGCAGCTCCGAATTTCTTTCGTCCGTACCACGTCCTCATCTCCTAAGCCGGCCATTACTTACTGAAGTGGGTCTCAAACcttaagaatatttttctggCAAATGTCGACGGCGGTTATGGTTGCTTGAACAAGCCAAGAGAAAACAGACAGGTCTCTCACGAAAAGCCCTTGtatctctcctgtgcattaaaaCTTTGTCTCTCTtatggtgaagaaaaaaaagacctgaagGAAGGCTGTATCACCACAGCCCCTTATGCAGAAGATAAGAAACGGTTAGAAAACCCTCCAGACTACCTACCCAGTGAAGTAGCTCTCGCATATACACCAACGCTGACTCTCTGTAGATGCCAGTGTGAAGACCTCCTCCCCTTCTCAGTAAGGTGTCGttagaaaatatgttttcctgcTAACCCCAGCCATTCATCCAGTGGAGGATAATTCCTTTTCCTCCAGCTGCACCTATACAGAACTCACGGTAACAAATGAATAACTTGTCAGAACGAGGAGCTGGTTTGAATTTGTAGTGTTTCAGGAGTCAAGTAGCAAGCATATGAGCATCTCTACGTAAGGTCAAGAGAAGGATGTTGATATTTATATAGGACGGGGGGACTCTGCTGAAACATGTCACGGTCAATTCACTGCCTCCTATATGGCGAGAATTGATTATCACAACCCAGACACGCATTTTCATGCATCTTCACCCACGAAGCACCCTCCAAATCTCTGTTTCCAAGCAGAAATTGATGTCTCCTAGTTCCAGGATTTTCTCTTCCCCCTTGTACCCGAGCCTGAGGGCAACAGCACAGTTAAGTCCCAGGAGGATGCAATTAAGAACCAGCCTGCATCAGAGagggaaacattttcttcccACATGAATATCGCATGTGAGTTTGTGTCTGATGGGTGGCAGCAGAAGGGGGTAATGACTACAAGGTTAGGTCACGTGAAGTATAAGGTTATGGCTCAGTTTACATTCCCACCACACACAAAAGCGCCTGTACAATTCACAATATTTTGATAAGGTCTAGAATCGGcacaaaaaaatctgtgcagcCCTTCACCAGGAACATTGCAGTATGATTTTCTCTCAACTTGAAAGGCGTCATTTTTATGTGACACCAGTTTACTTTGTTTAAAACGCAATGATACAATGTCTCACCAGGTTAAATAGCAGAATAACAAACATAGAGCAACGTAATGTTATTCATTAATTATATTCCTGAAGTCCTAAAATCCTGTTCAGTCCATGATGAAAGATCTGTAATGGAGGAAATAAGGCCAGCCGCTTCCAAGACAGCCTGTTTGGTAGACAGGCTTTCAGCATAGAATTACAtgtttggcaggaaaaaaatcttttaatattatAAGGAAATCAAAGAGtagaatattttatattcttaGATTAACTCGCATTCAGAAATTAGACACACGATAAACAGACTGTGATGAATcgtactttgttttaaaatattttccatctgtaTTCTAGTAAATATACTCTATTTTGATGTCTATGCCTGTACACTGATCGACAATTACATTTATACCGAATCCAAACGTTAAGTCACAAAGCCCAGCAGTGGGAAAAAACTCGATGGGATATCAGAGGAATTTTTCACTATGTAATACGAATCTATTCGTAGAACTTTAAGGGTCCTTCAGCGGGATTGATTAATTTCTTTGTTGAAGGTGGATTTCCAATTAACCTGGAACTTCAGAGATGTTGACTTTCGGGCTACAAGGTTGTTACCGGCATTTGAGAGCTGATACAGGGGATGGCAATGAAATTCTGGGAACTGGGTACTAGCAAGTACTTAAACAATTCCAAGGAAGTATCAGAGGAAGACCAAGAGactgaaatttctttcttcagttgcACAAGCAACGGAACCTTCCAGCTTTTGGGAAAGCTAGATACAATGAGCTCAGCCCAGCCGGTAGAGAACATGGTACATAAAACACACAGACCAGACTCAGCACACATTCAAGGGGAGACATTCACGAGCTGGCGACTATCGTAAAATGTGGTTTCCAAGACTGCGAAGAGTGCACTTAAAAATGTCGTGGCTAACCGAAGAATCCTAAGCACCGCGCACACAAAAGAAGGTTAAAAGAAATTAAGGTACCTGAAAGGAAACTTGGCCACCATTCTCGGCAACATGATCTCCCGTAGGGACGAGATCACCCGAAGCTTcagccggcggccgggccgggagggTGTCGCAGCAGCTGCCGCCCGACAAGCGGAGCTGGCTCTTGCGCGAGTCGGCGGTGAGCGACACCTCGTGCGAGTAGGAGTGCAGGAAGGCGCGGACGCCGTCGATGCCCACGAAGTGCGAGGCCGGGACGCCGCGCAaggcgccgctgcccgccgccagcAGCTGCGAGCGGCGCCAGCGCCGCAGGcgcagcgccagcagcagcagcaggaaggcgAGGAAGAGGCAGGACACGGCCGCCACGGCCACCACCAGCCACCGCGTCAGGCTGCCGGCCGGctcgcccggcgccgccgccgccgcgctgcccagCTCCGACAGCAGCTCGGCCACGCTCTCCGCCAGCACCACCGTCAGCGTGGCCGTGGCCGACAGCGCCGGCCGCCCGTGgtccttcaccaccaccaccaggctCTGCCGCGCCGCGTCGCGGGCCAGCGGGAAGCGCGCCGTCCGCACCTCGCCGCTGTGCAGCCCCACGCGGAACAGCCCCGGCTCCGTCGCCTTGGCCAGCTCGTACGACAGCCACGCGTTCTGCCCCGCGTCCGCGTCCACCGCCACCACCTTGGCCACCAGCGCCCCGGGCTCCGCCGAGCGCGGCGCCAGCTCCACGCCCGCCcagcccgcgcccgccgccggcgccgccggcgggtACAGCACCTGCGGCGCGTTGTCGTTCTCGTCCACGATCACGAGCCGCACCGACACGTTGCTGCTCAGCGCCGGCGCGCCGCCGTCCTCCGCccgcacccacagccccacctcGCGCACCTCCTCGTAGTCGAAGGAGCGCAGCGCGTACAGCGCGCCCGTCTCCGCCTGCACCGACACGTAGGACGACAGCGGCGCGCCCCGCACCCGCCCCTCCGACAGCCGGTACCGCACGCGCGCGTTCTGCCCCCAGTCCGCGTCCGCCGCCCGCACCGTCAGCACCAGCGCGCCCGCCGCGTTGTTCTCGGGCAGCCGGGCGCTGTAGCGCGCCTCCGCGAACAccggcgcgttgtcgttcacgTCCAGCACCCGCAGCGCCAGCACCGCGCTGCTCCACAGCGCCGGCGACCCGCCGTCCGCCGCCCGCACCGTCACGTTGTACTCCGCCACCTCCTCCCGGTCCAGCTCCCTCGCCGTCACCACGCGGTAGTAGTCCTCAAAGGACTTCTCCAGCCGGAACGGGAGGCGCTCGGCGATGCTGCACCGCACCTCGCCGTTCGCCCCCGAGTCCCGGTCCTGCACGTGCAGCAGGGCCACCACCGTCCCCGGCGGCGCGTCCTCCGAGATCGCGCTCAGCGCCGACGACACTGTCAGTTCGGGCGCATTGTCGTTGACGTCTGTCACCGTGATCGCGACTTTGGCCGTGTCGGAAAGACCCCCGCCGTCTTCTGCCTGCACCTCCAATTCGTGCGAGTCGCCTTCTTCGAAGTCCAGGCTCCGCA
Coding sequences within:
- the LOC128155009 gene encoding protocadherin gamma-A2-like isoform X4 produces the protein MAERGGSWGPRKRAVLWCVLVAAWEAAWGQLRYSVPEEIPKGSFVGDVAKDLGLELPALRERDLSILDRGRTQYFALHGKTGHLVTAERIDREQLCESVQRCVLRCEVIVEGEMQVYGIEVEITDINDNAPSFREAETELRMSETTAPGSRFPLARAHDPDSGRNSLQSYELSGDEHFSLAVQAGPGGDQRPELVLAKALDREEAAFHELVLRASDGGEPARTGTARIRVAVLDANDNAPVFSQAEYTLRVPEDVPVGSTLVTVTATDADEGIYGHVKYSFHTVSVKASQIFQPDTETGAITLVRSLDFEEGDSHELEVQAEDGGGLSDTAKVAITVTDVNDNAPELTVSSALSAISEDAPPGTVVALLHVQDRDSGANGEVRCSIAERLPFRLEKSFEDYYRVVTARELDREEVAEYNVTVRAADGGSPALWSSAVLALRVLDVNDNAPVFAEARYSARLPENNAAGALVLTVRAADADWGQNARVRYRLSEGRVRGAPLSSYVSVQAETGALYALRSFDYEEVREVGLWVRAEDGGAPALSSNVSVRLVIVDENDNAPQVLYPPAAPAAGAGWAGVELAPRSAEPGALVAKVVAVDADAGQNAWLSYELAKATEPGLFRVGLHSGEVRTARFPLARDAARQSLVVVVKDHGRPALSATATLTVVLAESVAELLSELGSAAAAAPGEPAGSLTRWLVVAVAAVSCLFLAFLLLLLALRLRRWRRSQLLAAGSGALRGVPASHFVGIDGVRAFLHSYSHEVSLTADSRKSQLRLSGGSCCDTLPARPPAEASGDLVPTGDHVAENGGQVSFQQAQPNTDWRFSQTQRPGTSGSQNGEEGGAWPNNQFDTEMLQAMILASANEAADGNSTLGGGTGTMGLSARYGPQFTLQHVPDYRQNVYIPGSTATLTNAAGKRDAKSAGSSGGNKKKSGKKEKK